In Paraburkholderia acidisoli, one DNA window encodes the following:
- a CDS encoding efflux RND transporter periplasmic adaptor subunit → MPVLSRAARRRVVMLAVLALAAFIVWYTLLRTRTVIETTPVGHGDIEVSVTALGTLQPQSYVDVGAQASGEIRRIAVQPGSVVRKGDLLVEIDPSVQQAKVDTDRAALESLRAQLDGAEASAVLAREENERQRTMNADGATRQQDVQSAQATLRAAVAHVADLRAQIEGASSTLKGDQAQLGYTRIYAPMSGTVITLDAREGQTLNATYQTPKILRLADLSTMTVWTEVSEADVRRVHPGMPVYFTTLGDDRRWTGTVRQILPAPPNVTGDGASTSSAEGQKSGGATSAGKVVLYTVLFDVRNADHALMPQMSAQVFFVEAAAHGVTLAPLTALQAVAGKPGDYTAKVQTPANEIVTREVRTGVRDRIQAQVLAGLAPGERLVTGIRHERAAAGRFQW, encoded by the coding sequence ATGCCTGTGCTTTCCCGCGCGGCGCGTCGCCGCGTCGTCATGCTTGCCGTGCTCGCGCTGGCCGCGTTCATCGTCTGGTACACGCTGCTGCGCACGCGCACCGTAATCGAAACCACGCCGGTTGGCCACGGCGATATCGAAGTGAGCGTCACCGCGCTCGGCACGTTGCAGCCGCAAAGTTACGTCGATGTCGGCGCGCAGGCGTCGGGGGAAATTCGCCGCATCGCCGTGCAGCCCGGTAGCGTGGTTCGCAAGGGCGACCTGCTGGTGGAGATCGACCCGTCGGTGCAGCAGGCCAAGGTCGATACGGACCGCGCCGCGCTCGAGAGCCTGCGTGCGCAACTCGACGGCGCCGAGGCGAGCGCGGTGCTCGCGCGTGAGGAGAACGAGCGGCAACGCACGATGAATGCGGACGGCGCGACGCGGCAGCAGGACGTGCAGTCCGCGCAGGCCACGTTGCGCGCGGCCGTCGCGCATGTGGCCGACCTGCGCGCGCAGATCGAGGGCGCTTCGTCCACGCTCAAGGGCGATCAGGCGCAACTGGGCTACACGCGCATCTACGCGCCGATGTCGGGCACCGTCATCACGCTCGACGCACGCGAAGGCCAGACGCTCAACGCGACCTACCAGACGCCGAAGATTTTGCGTCTCGCCGATCTTTCGACCATGACCGTATGGACCGAAGTGTCGGAGGCCGACGTGCGCCGCGTGCATCCCGGCATGCCCGTGTACTTCACGACGCTCGGCGACGACCGGCGCTGGACCGGCACGGTGCGCCAGATCCTGCCCGCGCCGCCGAACGTGACGGGCGACGGGGCTTCCACTTCGTCCGCGGAGGGGCAAAAGAGCGGCGGCGCGACGAGCGCGGGCAAGGTCGTGCTCTACACCGTGCTGTTCGACGTGCGCAACGCCGACCATGCGTTGATGCCGCAAATGAGCGCCCAGGTGTTCTTCGTCGAAGCCGCGGCGCACGGCGTGACGCTCGCGCCGCTCACGGCGTTGCAGGCCGTGGCCGGCAAGCCGGGCGATTACACCGCGAAAGTGCAAACGCCCGCCAACGAGATCGTCACGCGCGAGGTGCGCACCGGCGTGCGCGACCGGATTCAGGCGCAGGTGCTTGCGGGGCTCGCGCCGGGCGAGCGGCTCGTGACCGGCATTCGTCACGAACGCGCGGCGGCGGGGCGGTTCCAGTGGTGA
- a CDS encoding AraC family transcriptional regulator: MLIQYGHGERESWHQHPHGQLTFAARGVVRVLTPSRTWTLPPSRAAWLPSHVDHELHAVGDSEFCSVWVESNAFPWPWREPAVIAATPLVRELALMLGEGGEKYAPDSRAALTAPLLLDVLAGMPALPEAGVPLPRDERLAKICEHMMNDPGSTLTLEFWGEQFGASGRTLERRFKSETGLSFGVWRQQMRVAESITRLALGESVQRIAKEFGYSTASAFIAMFRQITGESPQRYVASK, translated from the coding sequence ATGTTGATCCAATATGGCCACGGCGAGCGCGAAAGCTGGCATCAGCACCCGCATGGGCAACTCACCTTTGCTGCGCGCGGCGTCGTTCGCGTGCTGACTCCGTCGCGCACGTGGACGTTGCCACCCTCGCGCGCGGCATGGCTGCCGTCCCATGTCGACCATGAACTGCATGCCGTCGGCGACTCGGAATTCTGCAGCGTGTGGGTGGAATCCAATGCGTTCCCTTGGCCATGGCGCGAACCGGCAGTGATCGCCGCCACGCCGCTCGTACGGGAACTCGCGCTGATGCTGGGCGAAGGCGGCGAGAAGTACGCACCGGATAGCCGCGCCGCGCTCACGGCGCCACTCCTCCTCGACGTGCTTGCCGGCATGCCCGCGCTCCCCGAGGCTGGCGTGCCGCTACCGCGCGACGAACGCCTCGCAAAAATCTGCGAGCACATGATGAACGACCCGGGCAGTACCTTGACGCTGGAATTCTGGGGCGAGCAGTTTGGCGCGAGCGGCCGCACGCTCGAACGACGCTTCAAGTCGGAAACGGGCCTCTCGTTCGGCGTGTGGCGGCAACAGATGCGAGTGGCCGAGTCGATCACGCGGCTCGCACTGGGGGAGTCCGTTCAACGCATTGCGAAGGAATTCGGCTACAGCACGGCCAGCGCGTTTATCGCCATGTTCCGGCAAATCACGGGTGAGTCGCCGCAGCGTTATGTCGCTTCGAAATGA
- a CDS encoding TonB-dependent siderophore receptor, translated as MRCPLSRSANRAENRAERLAEIRAENRAEIRLASPKPMNPAITRIARRPIAVAVQCLLMSAVSIVAVAGTPAFAQAAAAQTSGGALTRFDVPAGPLSAALNRLADQANVLLSVPGATTAGKSTAGVHGSYTVNGAFAALLGGTGLQAVRQEDGSYSLVPITTASGESVLPTLTVVGSAGTAQAQAEALNPPSTVGSKIPLAQREIPQSVSVITQQQIQAQNASSLADVMRYAPGVEVLPVSSNTNSYIARGFPITTFQLDGVPTALNSSSVGAPDEDISMYDRVEVLRGPAGLFNGFGGDGGTINMVRKRAPSTFQASAAVSVGNYADHREELDIGGPLNQAGTLRGRLVAAQHDRHMMQDGTWQRDQQVYGTLEADLTSTTTARIGASYTKQFGHVMYGLPISTEYTPISVPRSLFLGADWNYVQLEKSSEFVEVEQKLPADWKAKFAYNHVQYNQFVAYGIPNSYVDPVTMIGNPYSLSYADKNSQNALDVNVSGPFKLLGREHKLTIGASYLHQRDESYEYLINPDSGLDVFGDFTASILDNSIYSNAFAGGPQSNYTTTSNQYSLYGNARISILDPLTLVLGGQATWWNSTVTPEADPYYNYFGTTYAHVSSKPKFTPFVGLVYDINDTYTAYASYTSIYKPQVSYNTFNGQILKPVTGSQYEVGIKGEYFGGKLNTAIALFQIDERNRAFGDPDHPNFYLASGKARSQGVELSASGELLPGLTLQTGYTYVNVHSLDDSLTSGGNFSWQPKHQFKAWANYQLPGQWHKWNIGGGALVQSSMYSLDSGHHDVAGGYAIFNAQVGYQISKNLSATLSGTNIFNRKYWSAVAAGNGDYYGNPAQVLFTLRAKI; from the coding sequence ATGCGCTGCCCGCTGTCGCGCTCCGCCAACCGTGCTGAAAATCGTGCCGAGCGTCTTGCTGAGATTCGTGCTGAGAATCGTGCTGAAATTCGCCTCGCTTCGCCGAAGCCCATGAACCCCGCGATCACGCGCATTGCCCGCCGCCCCATTGCGGTCGCGGTGCAGTGTCTGTTGATGAGCGCCGTGTCGATCGTTGCCGTTGCGGGAACGCCGGCCTTTGCGCAAGCCGCCGCGGCCCAGACTTCGGGCGGCGCGCTCACGCGTTTCGACGTGCCGGCGGGGCCGCTTTCGGCCGCCCTGAACCGGCTGGCGGATCAGGCCAACGTGCTGTTGAGCGTGCCTGGCGCGACCACGGCGGGGAAATCGACTGCGGGCGTGCACGGCAGTTACACGGTGAACGGCGCGTTTGCCGCGCTGCTCGGCGGCACGGGCCTGCAGGCCGTGCGCCAGGAAGACGGCAGTTATTCGCTGGTGCCGATAACGACGGCTAGCGGCGAGAGCGTCTTGCCGACGTTGACGGTGGTCGGGAGTGCGGGCACGGCGCAGGCACAGGCGGAAGCGTTGAATCCGCCGAGCACGGTGGGATCGAAAATTCCGCTGGCGCAGCGGGAAATTCCGCAGTCGGTGAGTGTGATTACGCAGCAGCAGATTCAGGCGCAGAACGCGTCGAGCCTTGCGGATGTGATGCGGTACGCGCCTGGCGTTGAAGTGCTGCCGGTGAGTTCGAACACTAACTCTTATATCGCGCGCGGCTTCCCGATCACGACATTTCAACTGGACGGCGTACCCACGGCGTTGAATTCGAGCAGTGTTGGCGCACCTGACGAGGACATCTCGATGTACGACCGTGTCGAGGTGCTGCGCGGACCGGCCGGGTTGTTCAATGGTTTCGGCGGCGACGGTGGCACGATCAACATGGTGCGCAAGCGCGCGCCTTCGACTTTCCAGGCGTCGGCGGCGGTCAGCGTCGGGAATTACGCCGATCATCGCGAGGAACTGGACATTGGCGGGCCGTTGAACCAGGCCGGCACTTTGCGCGGGCGTCTGGTCGCGGCGCAACACGACCGGCATATGATGCAGGACGGCACCTGGCAACGGGACCAGCAGGTGTATGGCACCCTGGAAGCCGATCTGACTTCGACGACCACGGCGCGCATCGGCGCGAGTTATACCAAGCAGTTCGGCCACGTGATGTACGGGCTGCCCATTTCCACGGAGTACACGCCTATCTCGGTGCCGCGAAGTCTTTTTCTCGGCGCGGACTGGAATTACGTGCAACTGGAAAAGTCGAGTGAGTTTGTCGAAGTCGAACAGAAACTCCCCGCCGACTGGAAAGCCAAGTTCGCCTATAACCACGTCCAATACAATCAGTTCGTCGCGTACGGGATCCCAAACTCGTATGTCGATCCCGTCACGATGATCGGGAACCCGTACAGCCTGAGCTACGCCGACAAAAATTCGCAGAATGCGCTGGATGTCAACGTGAGTGGCCCATTCAAGCTACTCGGCCGCGAGCATAAGTTGACGATCGGTGCGAGCTATTTGCATCAGCGGGACGAATCGTATGAATATCTGATCAATCCCGATAGCGGTCTGGATGTCTTCGGCGACTTCACGGCGAGCATTCTGGATAATTCGATTTATTCGAACGCGTTTGCCGGCGGTCCGCAAAGCAACTATACGACCACGTCGAATCAGTACTCGCTTTACGGGAACGCGCGCATCAGCATTCTGGACCCGCTGACGCTGGTGCTGGGTGGCCAGGCAACATGGTGGAACTCCACGGTGACGCCGGAGGCAGACCCGTACTACAACTATTTCGGCACCACCTACGCGCACGTTTCATCGAAGCCGAAATTTACGCCATTTGTCGGTCTTGTCTACGACATCAACGACACTTACACCGCGTATGCGAGTTACACGTCGATCTACAAGCCCCAAGTCTCTTACAACACGTTCAACGGTCAGATACTCAAGCCCGTTACCGGCAGCCAGTACGAAGTTGGCATCAAGGGCGAGTATTTTGGCGGCAAGCTTAATACCGCGATTGCGCTGTTCCAGATCGACGAGCGCAATCGCGCTTTCGGCGATCCCGACCACCCGAACTTCTATCTCGCTTCGGGCAAGGCGCGCAGTCAGGGCGTCGAGCTTTCGGCGAGCGGTGAGCTGCTGCCGGGCTTGACCTTGCAAACCGGCTATACCTACGTCAATGTCCATTCGCTAGACGACAGTCTGACGTCGGGTGGTAACTTCTCGTGGCAGCCAAAGCATCAGTTCAAGGCATGGGCCAATTACCAGTTGCCGGGGCAGTGGCACAAATGGAATATCGGCGGCGGTGCGCTGGTTCAGAGCAGCATGTATTCGCTCGATAGCGGACACCATGACGTTGCGGGCGGCTACGCCATTTTCAATGCGCAAGTGGGCTATCAGATCTCGAAGAATCTTTCCGCCACGCTGAGCGGGACGAATATCTTCAACCGCAAATACTGGTCGGCGGTGGCGGCGGGCAACGGAGACTACTACGGCAATCCGGCGCAGGTGCTGTTCACCTTGCGCGCGAAAATCTGA
- a CDS encoding FecR domain-containing protein, with amino-acid sequence MLVTEEEVRADYASLEQAAQWYASLHTAGVGGTSDAQRAAWLAWLDARPEHRQAWRHIEAVSRRFEPMRAEDQRDAAAAAVQVASRGGMGRRRALAAVATLAGSGALGWLGWRYTPLADTVAAWRADYRTGTGEQRDIVLADGTHVWLNTQSALDVHYDGSERRVALQLGEMFVDTAKDALGRPFYAATRNGSMQALGTRFTVRLEPESTLLAVYEGRVRIRTANGTEAIVASGEQRRFTIDTISARELADPAHEAWIRGVVLAEDIPLAQLVAELGRYRHGHLGVAPEIASLKVVGRFPAIESDHALAMLERDLPVRVQRTLPWWTTLEPR; translated from the coding sequence ATGCTAGTCACCGAAGAAGAAGTGCGCGCCGACTACGCGAGCCTGGAGCAGGCGGCGCAGTGGTACGCCTCGCTGCACACGGCTGGCGTGGGCGGCACCAGCGACGCGCAGCGCGCGGCATGGCTCGCGTGGCTCGACGCGCGTCCCGAACATCGCCAGGCGTGGCGGCATATCGAGGCGGTGAGCCGCCGCTTCGAGCCGATGCGCGCCGAAGACCAGCGCGACGCCGCCGCGGCCGCGGTGCAGGTGGCTTCGCGCGGCGGCATGGGGCGCCGCCGCGCGCTGGCCGCCGTCGCCACGCTGGCCGGAAGCGGTGCGCTCGGCTGGCTGGGCTGGCGCTACACGCCGCTGGCGGACACCGTCGCTGCGTGGCGCGCCGACTACCGGACCGGCACGGGCGAGCAGCGCGATATCGTACTGGCCGACGGCACGCACGTCTGGCTCAACACGCAAAGCGCGCTCGACGTGCATTACGACGGCAGCGAGCGCCGCGTCGCGCTGCAGCTCGGCGAGATGTTCGTCGATACGGCGAAGGACGCGCTCGGCCGGCCGTTCTACGCCGCCACCCGCAATGGCAGCATGCAGGCGCTCGGCACGCGTTTCACCGTGCGGCTGGAGCCGGAATCGACGCTGCTCGCCGTCTACGAGGGCCGTGTGCGGATTCGCACCGCCAACGGTACGGAAGCCATCGTCGCGAGCGGCGAGCAGCGCCGCTTCACCATCGACACGATCTCCGCCCGGGAACTGGCCGATCCCGCACACGAAGCGTGGATCCGCGGCGTCGTGCTCGCCGAAGACATTCCGCTCGCGCAACTCGTGGCGGAACTGGGCCGCTACCGGCACGGTCATCTGGGCGTGGCGCCCGAGATCGCTTCGCTCAAGGTGGTCGGCCGTTTCCCCGCTATCGAGAGCGACCACGCGCTCGCCATGCTCGAGCGCGATCTGCCAGTGCGCGTGCAGCGCACCTTGCCCTGGTGGACCACGCTCGAACCGCGCTGA
- a CDS encoding sigma-70 family RNA polymerase sigma factor — translation MPTLEFPVQQDLHTLYGDHHGWLKSWLQRRLGNAADAGDLAHDVFLRLIVKPASRGFATPAEARAYLRVMAKGLCTDHWRRREIEQAWLDTLAAQPEPIEPSPEFRAMVIETILEIGTLLARLSDKAQRAFVLAQIYGFSTPEIAAELAVSARMVQKYLASAMLQLALVDAGLTQP, via the coding sequence ATGCCGACTCTAGAATTTCCGGTGCAGCAGGATCTGCACACGCTGTACGGCGACCACCACGGCTGGCTCAAGAGCTGGCTGCAACGGCGCCTCGGCAATGCGGCCGACGCGGGCGACCTCGCCCATGACGTGTTCCTGCGCCTGATCGTCAAGCCGGCTTCGCGCGGTTTCGCCACGCCGGCGGAGGCGCGCGCCTATCTGCGCGTGATGGCGAAGGGGCTATGCACCGACCACTGGCGCCGCCGCGAGATCGAGCAAGCCTGGCTCGATACGCTGGCCGCGCAGCCGGAACCCATCGAGCCTTCGCCGGAGTTTCGCGCGATGGTCATCGAGACGATTCTCGAAATCGGCACCTTGCTCGCGAGACTGTCCGACAAGGCGCAGCGTGCGTTCGTGCTCGCGCAGATCTACGGCTTTTCCACGCCGGAGATTGCCGCTGAACTCGCGGTGTCGGCGCGCATGGTGCAGAAGTATCTCGCCAGCGCGATGCTTCAGCTTGCGCTCGTCGACGCCGGTTTGACGCAGCCCTGA
- the pdxR gene encoding MocR-like pyridoxine biosynthesis transcription factor PdxR, producing MRRAGHIELALGPRQPGVPLQRWLYESLRAAILGGSLAPGARLPSTRDLAARANVSRGTVLGVFAQLEAEGYLTGAVGRGSFVTRELPERLTDGAPLRGVTPVPEPRMAPSIAPSIAPSIALSTRGRLLARSPFALDGRGAPARAFRASQPDLDAFPFELWTRIAARRARRTRRDLLGDGEALGYRPLREAIAAYVGVSRGIACTAAHVAILGSVQQAIDLAARLTLDPGDSAWVEDPGYAGARRVLEAAGARVRGVPVDAHGFDVDWAREHAPGARFAYVTAGRQAPLGPALSLERRLALLDWARGAGAVIVEDDYDSEYRFADPPLAALKSLDTAGHVIYCGTFSKLLFPALRIAYAIVPDALVDPFAAAWSLTARHVPLDPQSVLHAFIAEGHFGRHVRRMRVLYGERAAALEAAAQRHLAGLLHVPRLSAGLDAPAFFAPGTDDVEMARRAARAGLETRPLSFYAVERAAPPGLVLGFASIDRAAIEAGVAALARALEDPTAG from the coding sequence ATGCGCCGGGCCGGACACATCGAACTCGCCCTCGGGCCGCGCCAGCCAGGCGTGCCGCTGCAACGCTGGCTTTACGAATCGCTGCGTGCCGCGATCCTCGGCGGCAGCCTCGCGCCGGGCGCGCGCTTGCCGTCCACGCGCGACCTGGCCGCGCGCGCGAACGTTTCGCGCGGCACCGTGCTGGGCGTATTCGCGCAGCTCGAAGCGGAAGGCTATCTGACGGGCGCGGTCGGGCGCGGCAGCTTCGTCACGCGCGAGTTGCCGGAGCGGCTGACCGACGGCGCGCCACTGCGCGGCGTGACGCCCGTGCCGGAACCGCGCATGGCGCCGTCCATCGCGCCGTCCATCGCGCCGTCCATCGCGCTGTCCACGCGCGGCCGCCTGCTCGCGCGCAGCCCGTTCGCGCTCGACGGACGCGGCGCGCCCGCGCGCGCGTTTCGCGCGAGTCAGCCCGACCTCGACGCGTTTCCGTTCGAACTCTGGACGCGCATTGCCGCAAGACGCGCGCGCCGCACGCGCCGCGACCTGCTCGGCGACGGCGAAGCGCTCGGCTATCGGCCGTTGCGCGAGGCGATTGCCGCGTACGTGGGCGTTTCGCGCGGCATCGCCTGCACGGCCGCGCACGTCGCGATACTCGGCAGCGTGCAGCAGGCTATCGACCTTGCCGCGCGGCTCACGCTCGATCCCGGCGACAGCGCGTGGGTCGAGGACCCCGGCTATGCGGGCGCGCGCCGGGTGCTCGAAGCGGCGGGCGCGCGCGTGCGCGGCGTGCCGGTGGACGCGCACGGTTTCGACGTCGACTGGGCGCGCGAGCATGCGCCCGGCGCGCGCTTCGCCTACGTGACGGCGGGGCGCCAGGCGCCGCTCGGGCCCGCGCTCTCGCTCGAGCGGCGGCTCGCGCTGCTCGACTGGGCGCGCGGCGCGGGCGCGGTGATCGTCGAGGACGATTACGACAGCGAATACCGTTTCGCCGACCCCCCGCTCGCGGCGCTCAAAAGTCTCGACACGGCGGGCCACGTGATCTATTGCGGCACCTTCAGCAAGCTGCTGTTCCCGGCGCTGCGCATTGCCTACGCGATCGTCCCCGACGCGCTCGTCGACCCGTTCGCCGCGGCCTGGTCGCTGACGGCGCGGCACGTGCCGCTCGATCCGCAGTCGGTGCTGCACGCCTTCATCGCCGAGGGGCATTTCGGGCGGCACGTGCGGCGCATGCGCGTGCTCTACGGCGAGCGCGCAGCGGCGCTCGAGGCGGCGGCGCAGCGGCATCTGGCGGGCCTGTTGCACGTGCCGCGCCTCAGCGCGGGCCTCGACGCGCCCGCGTTCTTCGCGCCCGGCACCGACGACGTGGAGATGGCGCGGCGCGCGGCGCGCGCGGGGCTGGAGACGCGCCCGCTGTCGTTCTACGCGGTCGAGCGCGCCGCGCCGCCGGGCCTCGTGCTCGGCTTTGCTTCGATCGACCGTGCCGCGATCGAAGCGGGCGTGGCGGCGCTGGCGCGCGCGCTGGAGGACCCGACGGCGGGCTGA
- a CDS encoding NAD(P)H-binding protein, whose translation MKDAIWLAGAAGAIGTALVPLLIDAGYAVFGSTRKPERARALEAAGVTPVIVDVFDADALRAALVRVAPRAVIHQLTDLPFALDAAKMAQATAANARLRDEGTRHLVAAAVAAGSARLIAQSIAWAYRDTPAKPYDETQPLDVEAEGARGISVRGVASLERQTLHTPALAGTVLRYGQIWGPRTGFDAPVGASPVHVEAAAFAAFYALERGASGAFNIADDHADADNAKAKRELGWSPALRLARDEVRR comes from the coding sequence ATGAAAGACGCCATCTGGCTGGCCGGCGCGGCTGGCGCGATCGGCACGGCGCTCGTGCCCTTGCTGATCGACGCGGGCTACGCGGTATTCGGCAGCACGCGCAAGCCCGAACGCGCGCGGGCGCTCGAGGCGGCGGGCGTCACGCCCGTGATCGTGGATGTTTTCGATGCCGATGCGCTGCGCGCAGCCCTCGTGCGCGTCGCGCCGCGCGCGGTCATCCATCAGCTCACCGACCTGCCCTTCGCGCTCGACGCCGCGAAGATGGCGCAGGCCACGGCCGCGAACGCGCGCCTGCGCGACGAAGGCACGCGCCATCTCGTCGCGGCCGCCGTCGCGGCGGGCAGCGCGCGGCTGATTGCGCAGAGCATCGCGTGGGCGTATCGCGACACGCCCGCGAAGCCGTATGACGAAACGCAACCGCTGGACGTGGAAGCCGAGGGCGCGCGCGGCATCAGCGTGCGCGGCGTGGCGTCGCTCGAACGGCAGACGCTGCACACGCCCGCGCTCGCGGGCACGGTGTTGCGCTACGGGCAGATCTGGGGGCCGCGCACGGGTTTCGATGCGCCGGTCGGCGCGAGTCCCGTACACGTGGAAGCCGCGGCGTTCGCGGCGTTTTATGCGCTGGAACGTGGCGCGAGCGGCGCTTTCAACATCGCCGACGATCACGCCGATGCAGATAACGCCAAGGCCAAACGCGAACTCGGCTGGTCGCCGGCTTTGCGCCTGGCGCGAGACGAAGTCCGCCGATGA
- a CDS encoding cupin domain-containing protein codes for MKTPASFERIDPRLTFAGLIALTLALGPAARPDAIAWLDAICGGGLFASGGKAQAASHSPAASRPATTVTVLSCEALPNVPGKSVTTALVAFPPLGFTPAHRHPGSVTAVVLEGTIRSQLAGAPPANYTRGQTWFEPPGTLHVFAENPDPARPARLLATFVADTNCGPLTIPER; via the coding sequence ATGAAAACCCCCGCGAGCTTCGAGCGGATCGACCCGCGTTTGACGTTCGCCGGACTAATCGCGCTCACGTTGGCGCTCGGGCCGGCAGCACGCCCCGATGCCATCGCCTGGCTCGACGCGATCTGCGGTGGCGGGTTGTTCGCGAGCGGCGGCAAGGCGCAAGCGGCCTCCCATTCGCCAGCCGCGTCGCGCCCCGCCACGACGGTCACCGTGCTGTCGTGCGAGGCCTTGCCGAACGTGCCCGGCAAGTCGGTGACGACGGCACTCGTCGCGTTTCCTCCGCTGGGCTTCACGCCCGCGCACCGGCATCCGGGTTCGGTCACGGCGGTCGTGCTCGAAGGCACGATCCGCTCGCAACTAGCGGGCGCGCCGCCCGCGAACTACACGCGCGGTCAGACGTGGTTCGAGCCGCCCGGCACGCTGCACGTGTTCGCGGAGAATCCCGATCCCGCGCGCCCGGCCAGACTGCTTGCCACATTCGTCGCCGATACGAACTGCGGGCCGCTCACGATTCCCGAGCGATAA